Genomic segment of Avibacterium volantium:
ATATTAAAATTGACGGAATCGTGAAAGAATACGCCGATAAAATTGTAGGCAATGAAACAAATCCGCTCAAAAAAGCAGAACGTATTCATCAATGGATTGTGGCAAATATGGAGCGTGATAATTCCGTATTAGGCTGTGGCGATGGTGATGTGGAAAAAATCCTAACAACAGGCGTGTTAAAAGGAAAATGCACGGATATTAATTCTGTATTTGTTGCTTTAGCGCGTGCTTCTGGTATTCCCGCTCGTGAAGTGTTCGGCATTCGTTTAGGGGAAGCGGTGAAAATGGGCAAATATTCTAAATCCGCGTTTGGTAGCGCCAAAAACAAAATCGCCAATGAAAATGGCGGACAACATTGTCGTGCAGAATTTTATCTGGCAGGTTTTGGCTGGGTTCCCGTGGATTCCGCGGACGTGGCAAAATATCGCCTAACAGAGAAAAAAGCAGTGGCAGATAGCGATACCCAAGCGGTTTCAGATTATTTATTCGGAAATTGGGAGGGTAACTGGATTGGCTTTAATCACGCACGCGATTTCACCCTTTACCCAACGCCTGAACGCGCGCCAATCAATAATTTTGGTTATCCTTATGCAGAAGTGGGTGGCGATCCATTAAATTCCTTTGATGCAAAAGAATTTGGTTATGAATTTATCTCGCAGCAACGCTAATCCGAAAGGCGGAAATGCCAAATTTTGGGCGATATGTACCACCGCAGTGAGTGCTGCGGTGGCATCGACACTTTGCTGTATTGCGCCATTGTTATATCTGTTATTTGGCATTTCTAGCACTTGGCTAGTGAGCTTAAATCAGCTGGCCTTTTTGCAAATTCCAATGCTCGTGATTTCCCTCATCGCATTTGGTTATGGCTTTTGGCTGCTGAATTTCTCAGGAAAAGTGATTTGTAGCCAATATCTCTCACGCCGTACATTGCAAATTTTATATTGGCTAATGGCGCTGATTATTCTCTTTTTCTTAACTTATCCCTATGTTTTACCTTATGTTTTGGATTATTTAGAATGAAAAAAATTTTACTTTTTTTGACCGCACTTAGCTTTTCATTGCCAAGCCTTGCCGCAGAACGCAAGGTTACGTTGCATATTGAAGAAATGAATTGCCAGCTTTGCGTTTATTTAGTCAATAAAGAATTGCGCAACATTGACGGCGTGCAATCGACTAAAGCGAATTTTAATTCACGTTTGGTCAATGTGGTGGCAGATGAGAAAGTGAGTGATGAAATGCTCATTCAAGCTATTGATAAGTTGCATTATCACGCAGTGGTACAACAATAAATATAACTCCCGCAATTCTCACAATATAGAAAAAAGGCTTAAAACCTTATCACGGGTTTTAAGCCTTTTACTATGTAAGTTAAAATCTTATTTCTTCAACGCTCCTAAAATCCCGCGCATAATTTGCTTGGTGATTTGGTTGCGAATGTTGCGTCCGACTGATTTCGCCACGCTGCTCACCACTTGTTCGGTAACGCTCAGTTGTTCGCCGCGTTTTTTCTTGCCAAACAACATTCGGCTAAGGCTTCCCATAAAGCCGTTTTCTTCTTCCTCTTGGGCTTGTTCCGCTTGTTTTTGTGCGACAGCAGCCAGATCTGCCTGCTCTTGTAACATTTCAAAGGCGGAAACATTATCCACATAATTATTGTAATAAGGGTAAAGATCATCATCTTTCACCCATTGGTTGCGCTGTTCAGCAGAAATCGGTTTAAGCTGACTTTTTGGTGGATAAATATAAGCAATTTCCACTGGCATTGGCATACCTTTTTCATCAAGGAAAGACACCAAAGCCTGTCCCACCCCCAAGGTTGAAATGGTTTCCACCACATTCACTTTTGGATTGGTACGGAATGTTTCGGCGGCAGATTTCACGGCTTTTTGATCGCGTGGCGTAAAGGCGCGCAAAGCGTGTTGCACGCGGTTTCCTAGCTGCCCTAACACTGTATCAGGCAAATCTAATGGGTTTTGTGTAACGAAATAAA
This window contains:
- a CDS encoding transglutaminase-like domain-containing protein, whose product is MKKTIFTTTLFTSSLFAAATLANAQTVANPNTTTHTYEFTQTYDLQVPKGSSGTTNLWVPLPFSNDYQTVKSITFDGNYQQAYITENNQYSASTLFATWTPEAQKRNLTVTLVVETQDREPKKQGLLKDYQAPEKIEYGVDVQPYLQPTAHIKIDGIVKEYADKIVGNETNPLKKAERIHQWIVANMERDNSVLGCGDGDVEKILTTGVLKGKCTDINSVFVALARASGIPAREVFGIRLGEAVKMGKYSKSAFGSAKNKIANENGGQHCRAEFYLAGFGWVPVDSADVAKYRLTEKKAVADSDTQAVSDYLFGNWEGNWIGFNHARDFTLYPTPERAPINNFGYPYAEVGGDPLNSFDAKEFGYEFISQQR
- a CDS encoding mercuric transporter MerT family protein encodes the protein MNLSRSNANPKGGNAKFWAICTTAVSAAVASTLCCIAPLLYLLFGISSTWLVSLNQLAFLQIPMLVISLIAFGYGFWLLNFSGKVICSQYLSRRTLQILYWLMALIILFFLTYPYVLPYVLDYLE
- a CDS encoding heavy-metal-associated domain-containing protein, with the translated sequence MKKILLFLTALSFSLPSLAAERKVTLHIEEMNCQLCVYLVNKELRNIDGVQSTKANFNSRLVNVVADEKVSDEMLIQAIDKLHYHAVVQQ